The Leifsonia williamsii genome includes a region encoding these proteins:
- a CDS encoding anthranilate synthase component I, producing MIASTAGTTTREVFDALASDHRVVPVVRELFADSETPVGIYRKLAAGRPGTFLLESAEQGGIWSRFSFVGAASFGVLTQQGDDVRWLDYGVSAERALGADALAASGVRPLDALAALHARWQTPRIPGLPPLTGGLVGFIGWEAIRQLERLPGRPPADHEVPGQALAFVADLVVVDHRTGTVKLVANALCDGAAPADELWADAQARLDRMQRELAQPTEAFLAEVDLGTPAEPESRTPRDDFLASVVTAKQRIVDGDIFQVVLSQRFELASTADALDVYRVLRALNPSPYMYLLSLERPDGAAYQIVGSSPEALVKVQESRAFTHPIAGSRPRGATPEEDLELEASLLADDKERAEHLMLVDLARNDLLKVCTAGSVEVTEFMRVERFSHIMHIVSSVEGDLRDDASAIDVFRATFPAGTLSGAPKPMALRIIDELEPAQRGVYGGVIGYFDFAGDADLAIAIRTATLIDGRALVQSGAGLVADSVPETEFEETQNKAAAPLRAVAVAAAMKRVTGDG from the coding sequence GTGATCGCCAGCACGGCCGGCACCACCACGCGCGAGGTCTTCGACGCGCTGGCGTCCGATCACCGCGTCGTCCCGGTCGTGCGGGAGCTGTTCGCGGACTCGGAGACACCGGTCGGGATCTACCGCAAGCTCGCGGCGGGCCGTCCTGGCACCTTCCTGCTGGAGTCGGCGGAGCAGGGCGGCATCTGGTCGCGCTTCTCGTTCGTCGGCGCCGCCTCCTTCGGCGTGCTCACCCAGCAGGGCGACGACGTGCGCTGGCTCGACTACGGGGTGAGCGCCGAGCGCGCTCTCGGCGCCGACGCGCTGGCCGCGTCCGGCGTGCGGCCGCTCGACGCCCTCGCGGCGCTGCACGCACGCTGGCAGACGCCGCGCATCCCCGGCCTCCCTCCGCTCACCGGCGGGCTCGTCGGCTTCATCGGCTGGGAGGCGATCCGCCAGCTCGAACGGTTGCCCGGCCGCCCGCCCGCCGATCACGAGGTGCCGGGCCAGGCGCTGGCCTTCGTCGCCGACCTCGTCGTCGTCGACCATCGCACCGGCACGGTCAAGCTCGTCGCCAACGCACTCTGCGACGGCGCCGCACCGGCCGACGAGCTGTGGGCGGATGCGCAAGCACGGCTCGACCGCATGCAGCGCGAGCTGGCGCAGCCGACCGAGGCCTTTCTGGCGGAGGTCGACCTCGGCACGCCCGCCGAGCCGGAGTCGCGCACGCCCCGCGACGACTTCCTCGCCTCCGTCGTCACCGCCAAGCAGCGGATCGTGGACGGCGACATCTTCCAGGTGGTGCTCTCGCAGCGCTTCGAGCTGGCGTCCACCGCCGACGCCCTCGACGTGTACCGGGTGCTGCGCGCGCTCAACCCCAGCCCGTACATGTACCTGCTGTCGCTGGAGCGTCCGGACGGCGCCGCCTACCAGATCGTCGGCTCGTCGCCCGAGGCGCTGGTGAAGGTGCAGGAGTCCCGCGCCTTCACGCACCCGATCGCCGGCTCCCGGCCGCGCGGCGCGACGCCGGAGGAGGACCTCGAGCTGGAGGCGTCCCTCCTCGCCGACGACAAGGAGCGCGCCGAGCACCTCATGCTGGTCGACCTGGCCCGCAACGACCTGCTCAAGGTCTGCACCGCCGGGTCGGTGGAGGTCACCGAGTTCATGCGCGTGGAGCGCTTCAGCCACATCATGCACATCGTCTCGTCGGTGGAGGGCGACCTCCGCGACGATGCCTCGGCGATCGACGTGTTCCGCGCCACCTTCCCGGCCGGGACGCTCTCGGGCGCGCCGAAGCCGATGGCACTGCGCATCATCGACGAGCTGGAGCCCGCGCAGCGTGGGGTATACGGGGGAGTGATCGGCTACTTCGACTTCGCCGGCGACGCCGACCTCGCCATCGCGATCCGCACGGCCACGCTCATCGACGGCCGCGCGCTGGTGCAGTCGGGCGCCGGGCTGGTCGCCGATTCCGTGCCGGAGACGGAGTTCGAGGAGACGCAGAACAAGGCGGCGGCCCCGCTGCGCGCCGTCGCCGTCGCTGCCGCGATGAAGAGGGTGACCGGAGATGGCTGA
- the hisI gene encoding phosphoribosyl-AMP cyclohydrolase, whose amino-acid sequence MSETTATILERIRFTDAGLVPAIIQQWDTREVLMMGWMDAEAFRRTMSEGRVTFWSRSRQEYWRKGDTSGHVQYVKAAALDCDGDTLLVTVDQIGAACHTGTRTCFDDDQLEPVVGESPELAPEDL is encoded by the coding sequence ATGAGCGAGACCACCGCGACGATCCTCGAGCGCATCCGCTTCACCGACGCCGGGCTGGTCCCGGCGATCATCCAGCAGTGGGACACCCGTGAGGTGCTCATGATGGGCTGGATGGACGCGGAGGCGTTCCGCCGCACCATGAGCGAGGGCCGGGTGACCTTCTGGTCGCGCTCGCGCCAGGAGTACTGGCGCAAGGGCGACACGTCCGGTCACGTGCAGTACGTGAAGGCCGCCGCCCTCGACTGCGACGGCGACACCCTCCTCGTGACCGTCGACCAGATCGGCGCCGCCTGCCACACCGGCACGCGCACCTGCTTCGACGACGACCAGCTGGAGCCGGTCGTCGGCGAAAGCCCCGAGCTCGCTCCGGAGGATCTGTGA